Proteins found in one Lutimonas zeaxanthinifaciens genomic segment:
- a CDS encoding ArnT family glycosyltransferase produces the protein MNNQRYILFLALACLCIFFPHLGLLEVNIMEARNFITAREMLEHGNWIHTTMNLEPRYEKPPLPTWLTALSGAAFGMTNHFALRLPAALASVFLIFTLYRFAIQLFQEKKQSFIAALILSSSFYIVFSGRNGQWDIFTHSFMTYAIYQLYLAFQSGEKAWKNWILAGVFLGFSFMSKGPVSLFALFLPFLIAYGITFKYKNFNKKIGYLLVFLAVFALVGLSWGFYIYLTDLGTAESIANKEANSWANRSVKPFYHYWSFFVQSGIWTFFSFLALMYPMMIKRVENKKNYLFSLLWTLSSVILLSMVPEKKERYLLPVLIPMALNTSFYLSYIINNAKQLTKLDIYLSRFGFGLIALIGLVAPFGIYTVFNGEFGPYFAYFALTSVSLFTLGILILKWLRSAKYEYCFYGIIFFICSIILFAFPLVELTYNNEEYQSASNIRKIQETRNLDIYSMDSILPPELIYDLGEPIKRVRILKDLPEDRKFTFMTYDSIPDSLDVMFEAQFVTRFNINNWKIGSGRHQIRNTSNVFVLEKKQ, from the coding sequence ATGAATAATCAGCGCTACATACTTTTTTTAGCACTGGCATGTCTGTGTATATTCTTTCCACATCTGGGCCTTCTGGAAGTAAATATCATGGAAGCACGAAACTTTATTACCGCGAGGGAAATGCTTGAGCATGGAAATTGGATACATACAACGATGAATCTGGAGCCCAGGTATGAAAAACCACCCTTACCAACATGGTTGACAGCCCTGTCAGGAGCTGCTTTTGGAATGACGAACCACTTTGCCCTGAGACTTCCGGCTGCTCTTGCATCTGTTTTTCTGATATTTACGCTTTACCGTTTCGCAATTCAGTTATTTCAGGAGAAAAAGCAGTCTTTTATTGCCGCTCTTATTCTGTCGAGTTCATTTTATATTGTTTTTTCAGGCCGAAACGGGCAATGGGATATATTCACTCATAGTTTCATGACCTATGCCATCTATCAATTGTATCTAGCTTTTCAATCAGGAGAAAAAGCCTGGAAAAACTGGATCCTGGCAGGTGTTTTTCTGGGGTTCTCATTTATGAGTAAAGGGCCTGTGTCATTGTTTGCCTTATTCCTTCCATTTTTAATTGCCTATGGAATCACCTTCAAATACAAAAACTTTAACAAGAAGATTGGCTATTTGCTGGTCTTCCTTGCTGTCTTTGCCCTGGTGGGCTTAAGCTGGGGATTTTACATCTATCTGACCGATTTGGGTACGGCTGAATCTATTGCGAACAAAGAAGCCAACTCCTGGGCCAATCGAAGCGTAAAACCTTTTTATCATTATTGGAGCTTTTTCGTTCAATCGGGTATCTGGACCTTTTTCTCATTTCTTGCTTTGATGTATCCAATGATGATCAAAAGAGTCGAAAACAAAAAAAACTACCTGTTTTCTTTGCTCTGGACTCTCTCTTCAGTGATTCTGCTTTCAATGGTTCCAGAAAAGAAAGAACGCTATTTGCTACCCGTTTTGATCCCCATGGCCCTCAATACAAGTTTTTATTTAAGCTACATTATTAACAATGCGAAACAATTAACCAAACTCGATATCTATCTTTCCAGATTTGGATTTGGCCTTATTGCTTTGATCGGGCTTGTGGCACCTTTTGGAATTTACACTGTTTTTAACGGAGAATTCGGTCCGTATTTTGCGTATTTTGCATTGACTTCGGTAAGTTTGTTTACCCTGGGAATATTGATTCTAAAATGGTTAAGGTCCGCTAAATATGAATATTGTTTTTACGGCATAATTTTCTTCATTTGCTCTATCATACTATTCGCATTTCCACTTGTTGAGTTGACCTATAACAATGAGGAATATCAAAGTGCCTCGAATATTCGAAAAATTCAAGAGACTCGTAATCTTGATATCTATTCCATGGATTCCATACTGCCTCCCGAACTCATTTATGACCTGGGCGAACCGATTAAAAGAGTCAGGATATTAAAGGACCTCCCGGAAGATAGAAAATTTACTTTTATGACCTATGACTCTATACCGGATTCTTTGGATGTTATGTTTGAAGCGCAGTTCGTAACCCGTTTTAACATTAACAATTGGAAAATTGGAAGTGGAAGGCATCAAATAAGAAATACCTCGAATGTTTTTGTTCTCGAAAAGAAACAATAA
- a CDS encoding lipid-A-disaccharide synthase N-terminal domain-containing protein: protein MSDWLIYSLGFSAQILFSSRLIIQWIQSEKVKKVITPLIFWQLSLLASFLLFVYGWFRDDFAIMLGQVITYFVYIRNLQLNGFWKKLPLFLRGFLIFAPFLILWYSFNNNQIDIERVFKNENIPWWLIVMGSVAQVVFNLRFIYQWIYSEKRKESILPLGFWVLSVTGSSLILIYAILRKDPVLFVGHLFGIVVYIRNIYLIKSSNYE from the coding sequence ATGAGTGACTGGCTCATTTATAGTCTGGGGTTTTCGGCTCAGATTTTGTTTTCCTCACGACTGATCATTCAATGGATACAATCGGAAAAGGTAAAAAAAGTAATTACCCCGCTTATATTCTGGCAACTTAGCCTCCTGGCTTCTTTTCTATTGTTTGTTTACGGTTGGTTCCGAGATGATTTTGCCATCATGCTGGGGCAGGTGATCACCTACTTTGTCTATATAAGAAATTTACAATTAAATGGTTTTTGGAAAAAGCTGCCTCTTTTTCTTAGAGGGTTTCTGATTTTTGCTCCGTTTCTGATTTTGTGGTATTCCTTCAACAACAATCAGATTGATATTGAAAGGGTTTTTAAAAATGAAAATATTCCTTGGTGGCTCATCGTAATGGGAAGTGTGGCCCAGGTTGTATTTAACCTGAGGTTTATATATCAATGGATTTATTCAGAGAAACGGAAAGAATCCATTCTTCCTTTAGGATTCTGGGTTCTTAGTGTAACCGGATCATCCTTGATCCTTATTTATGCCATTTTAAGAAAGGATCCTGTATTATTCGTCGGACATCTTTTTGGTATTGTTGTTTATATTCGTAACATATATCTAATAAAAAGTTCAAATTATGAATAA
- the folB gene encoding dihydroneopterin aldolase gives MGTIKISNIRVYAYHGCLVEEGKIGSDYRIDLSVKANLQPSSKSDHLADTVDYVHLNKIVKEEMAVRTKLLETVASLILDRILLEIPLVKKAKIKVSKLNPPIGGNVEMVSIIMERKR, from the coding sequence TTGGGGACGATTAAAATCAGCAATATCAGAGTATATGCCTACCATGGCTGTTTAGTTGAAGAAGGTAAAATTGGCTCAGATTACAGGATAGACCTTTCGGTGAAAGCAAACCTTCAACCTTCATCAAAATCAGACCATCTGGCCGATACTGTTGATTATGTTCACCTGAACAAGATTGTAAAAGAAGAAATGGCAGTACGGACGAAACTACTGGAAACCGTTGCCAGCCTTATCCTTGACCGAATCTTACTTGAGATTCCCCTGGTAAAAAAAGCAAAAATTAAAGTGTCAAAGCTCAACCCGCCTATAGGTGGTAACGTAGAAATGGTATCAATTATAATGGAGAGAAAACGTTGA
- a CDS encoding S8 family peptidase, whose translation MMNNRLFLGLGLAIVLSGCSSTKNLHSVAVPEGSAVAVTIPAKKGAMSDDEIKAWPHADLMTDSIPGMSLDKAYEFLSNKKGTTVILGVIDSGIDKDHEDLKDNIWTNTDEIAGNGKDDDNNGYIDDIHGWNFLGGKGEATPEQLEVTRIYKMLGAKYEGKTRDDMNASEMDGFNYYQKVKKDYEKRIKEANENHDRYKQMKVYLNDADKATIAKLGKETYTIADLNSLDEAERDPFLMRVLGNGSTVEEANEQLDGGIEYYGAQVNTMYNPDFDGRTATGDDPYDIKDVPYGNAFTVGSLDDEMHGTHVTGIAMATRNNGVGMNGVAKNVKLLSVRGVPDGDEYDKDVALAIRYAVDNGAKVINMSFGKSYSPNAEWVYDAIKYSESKDVLLVHAAGNDHKNIDKSDNFPTDAPDKVKEITDNVITIGAMTRNYNEDLVASFSNYGKLNVDLFAPGYEIYSTIPKNEYKSIQGTSMAAPEVAGVACLIRSYYPELSASQVKHILMNSGTKVDLEVKLPGGEGKTVPFSDLSVSGRVLNAYNALKMADSMVNGNK comes from the coding sequence ATGATGAATAATAGATTGTTTTTGGGCTTAGGTTTAGCCATCGTTCTTTCTGGATGTAGTTCGACAAAAAACCTTCACAGTGTTGCAGTTCCTGAAGGTTCTGCAGTTGCGGTAACCATACCTGCAAAAAAAGGAGCTATGTCTGATGATGAAATCAAAGCATGGCCGCATGCCGATTTAATGACCGATTCTATTCCTGGAATGAGTCTTGATAAAGCGTATGAATTTTTAAGTAACAAAAAAGGCACAACGGTCATTTTAGGCGTAATCGATTCCGGAATTGACAAAGATCACGAAGATCTTAAAGATAATATCTGGACCAATACTGATGAAATTGCCGGTAATGGAAAAGATGATGATAACAACGGTTATATAGATGATATCCACGGCTGGAATTTTCTTGGAGGAAAAGGGGAAGCTACCCCTGAACAATTGGAGGTCACACGTATTTACAAAATGCTTGGGGCCAAATACGAAGGTAAAACAAGAGACGACATGAATGCCTCTGAAATGGACGGCTTTAACTATTATCAGAAAGTTAAAAAAGACTATGAAAAAAGAATTAAAGAGGCCAATGAGAATCATGACCGGTACAAACAGATGAAAGTCTATTTGAATGATGCTGATAAAGCGACTATTGCCAAACTTGGTAAAGAAACTTACACTATTGCTGATTTGAATAGTCTTGATGAAGCAGAGCGTGATCCTTTTTTGATGAGAGTATTAGGAAATGGTTCAACGGTTGAGGAAGCAAATGAACAACTTGATGGAGGAATCGAATATTACGGCGCACAGGTTAATACCATGTACAACCCGGATTTCGACGGAAGAACAGCTACCGGAGACGATCCCTATGACATCAAGGACGTACCTTATGGAAATGCCTTTACGGTAGGTTCACTTGATGATGAGATGCATGGAACCCACGTAACCGGAATTGCGATGGCAACAAGAAATAATGGTGTTGGGATGAATGGGGTTGCTAAAAACGTAAAGTTATTATCGGTAAGGGGAGTTCCTGATGGCGATGAATACGACAAGGATGTAGCTCTAGCCATCCGATATGCCGTTGACAACGGAGCGAAAGTCATTAATATGAGTTTTGGAAAAAGCTATTCTCCTAATGCGGAATGGGTATACGATGCTATTAAATATTCAGAGAGTAAAGATGTCTTGTTGGTGCATGCTGCCGGTAATGACCACAAGAATATTGACAAGAGTGATAACTTTCCAACAGATGCTCCTGACAAAGTAAAAGAAATTACTGATAATGTGATCACAATTGGAGCAATGACAAGAAATTACAATGAAGACCTTGTTGCTTCCTTTTCCAATTATGGAAAATTGAATGTGGATCTGTTCGCTCCTGGATATGAGATCTACTCTACCATACCTAAAAATGAATACAAATCAATTCAGGGAACCTCAATGGCAGCTCCTGAAGTTGCAGGTGTCGCATGTTTGATTCGATCTTACTATCCTGAGCTTTCAGCGAGCCAGGTAAAACACATCTTGATGAATTCAGGAACCAAGGTTGACCTGGAAGTAAAACTGCCGGGCGGAGAAGGAAAAACGGTTCCCTTTAGTGACCTGTCTGTCTCAGGAAGAGTTTTAAATGCCTATAACGCTTTAAAAATGGCAGATTCCATGGTGAATGGAAACAAATAA
- a CDS encoding MBL fold metallo-hydrolase, producing MQIYPIETGNFKLDGGAMFGVVPKVIWQKTNPADNNNLIDMSLRCMLIEDGNRLILIDNGTGDKQSEKFFGYYFPFGEEDLDSSLKKLGFHRDEITDVFLTHLHFDHCGGSIRWNKDRTGYEPAFKNARYWSNKNHWDWAVKPNPREKASFLKENINPIEESGQLNFVPLAEKELLKSGPLGFDILFADGHTEKQMIPHIDYQGKKLVFMADLLPTVGHIPLPYVMSYDVRPLITMNEKAKFLNKAADEGYYLFLEHDAENEICTLKHTEKGVRLDQTFRFKDIFN from the coding sequence ATGCAGATTTACCCGATTGAAACCGGAAATTTCAAATTAGACGGAGGCGCAATGTTTGGTGTTGTTCCCAAGGTGATATGGCAAAAAACCAATCCCGCTGACAACAATAACTTAATCGATATGAGCCTTCGCTGCATGTTGATTGAAGATGGTAACCGGCTTATCCTAATTGATAACGGAACAGGTGATAAGCAAAGCGAAAAATTCTTTGGCTATTACTTTCCCTTCGGAGAAGAGGACCTGGACAGCTCCTTGAAAAAACTGGGGTTTCACAGGGATGAAATAACGGATGTATTTCTTACCCATTTGCATTTTGACCACTGTGGAGGAAGCATAAGGTGGAACAAGGATCGTACAGGTTATGAACCGGCATTTAAAAACGCCAGATATTGGAGCAATAAGAACCACTGGGACTGGGCGGTAAAACCAAACCCCAGAGAAAAGGCCTCTTTTCTCAAAGAGAATATTAATCCCATTGAAGAAAGCGGGCAGTTGAATTTTGTTCCCCTGGCCGAAAAAGAGCTTTTAAAATCAGGGCCGCTTGGATTTGACATCCTTTTTGCGGATGGTCATACTGAGAAACAAATGATACCTCATATTGACTATCAGGGAAAAAAATTGGTTTTCATGGCTGATCTGTTGCCTACTGTGGGTCATATTCCGTTGCCTTATGTCATGAGTTATGACGTACGTCCATTGATCACCATGAATGAAAAGGCAAAGTTCCTGAACAAGGCAGCTGATGAAGGCTATTACCTGTTTTTGGAACATGACGCAGAAAATGAAATTTGTACTTTGAAACACACTGAAAAAGGGGTTCGACTAGATCAGACCTTCCGATTCAAGGATATATTTAATTGA
- a CDS encoding GNAT family N-acetyltransferase — protein sequence MEILLREGKKSDMPSVLELIKELATFENEEDAVEVSVEELLRDGFGERPSFKVFIGEIEGKIVGMALFYERYSTWKGKSIHLEDLIVSDAYRGRGVGKALYTKVMEYAHQRNIKRVSWEVLDWNQVAIDFYESTGAHIVEGWQVVHMNEASLNKFVSNT from the coding sequence ATGGAGATATTATTGAGGGAAGGAAAAAAATCTGATATGCCTTCGGTTTTGGAACTTATCAAAGAACTGGCAACTTTTGAAAACGAGGAGGATGCAGTAGAAGTCAGTGTGGAAGAACTGCTAAGAGATGGTTTTGGCGAACGTCCTTCTTTTAAAGTTTTTATAGGAGAGATTGAAGGGAAAATAGTTGGAATGGCACTATTTTATGAGCGTTATTCTACCTGGAAGGGAAAGTCAATCCATCTTGAAGACCTAATCGTCAGTGATGCTTATCGCGGAAGAGGAGTCGGAAAGGCCTTGTATACGAAAGTTATGGAGTATGCACATCAAAGAAATATCAAGAGAGTATCCTGGGAAGTACTTGACTGGAATCAAGTGGCGATTGACTTTTATGAATCTACTGGTGCTCATATCGTGGAAGGATGGCAGGTGGTGCATATGAATGAAGCATCTTTGAACAAGTTTGTCAGTAATACCTGA
- a CDS encoding M1 family metallopeptidase, whose product MKKQILLFFTILFLTNAFGQREHYWQQHADYTMDIDVDAEKFQFKGKQKLIYTNNSPDELHKVFYHLQFNAFQPGSDMDIRLQSIPDPDSRMSINEGTRENPDYKSRIASLGPDEIGYQKIQSLLQDGKEVDYEVSGTILIVNLNQPLQPGSKTTLEMEFDGQVPVHIRRAGRNNQDGVALSMAQWYPKLAEYDVDGWQLDQYIAREFHGVWGDFDVTIHIDRDYIIGGTGYLQNPQEVGHGYEDPSKKLNLPKGKKLSWHFVAPRVHDFTWAADPDYIHEKVMGENEVELHFFYKNDKPEVVENWKKLPEKTQKILSYFNKHIGTYPYKQYSVIQGGDGGMEYAMCTLIAGGKNFGSLVGTTAHEFAHSWFQFLLATNELKYYWMDEGFTQYISASCMNEVMDQKKELPNSNSYNGYFYLVKSGKQEPLTTLADHFDSNFVYSISAYSKGSVFLSQLGYIIGKDNLDKTLLRYYEDYKFTHPTPTDFKRTAEKVSGIQLEWYMNYWINSTKVIDYEVDGVDGNSITLKRTGSMPMPLDVHVVYEDGTTEDFNIPLRKMYGHKPTKAKVLESWAWVNETYIFETEKKAVEVKIDPKNLMADVNRENNQVTPTK is encoded by the coding sequence ATGAAAAAACAAATTCTTCTATTTTTCACAATTCTTTTTTTGACAAATGCATTTGGCCAGAGAGAACATTACTGGCAACAGCATGCTGATTATACCATGGACATCGATGTTGATGCTGAAAAATTCCAGTTTAAAGGAAAGCAAAAGCTGATCTACACGAATAATTCTCCGGATGAATTACATAAGGTTTTTTATCACCTTCAATTCAATGCCTTTCAACCTGGCAGTGATATGGACATCCGCTTACAAAGCATTCCTGATCCTGATTCAAGAATGTCCATCAATGAAGGCACCAGGGAGAATCCGGATTACAAGAGTAGAATTGCCTCTTTAGGGCCCGATGAGATAGGGTATCAAAAAATACAATCGCTGTTGCAGGATGGTAAAGAGGTTGATTATGAAGTTTCAGGTACAATTCTAATTGTAAACTTGAACCAGCCTCTTCAACCGGGATCAAAAACCACCCTTGAGATGGAGTTCGATGGCCAGGTACCGGTCCATATAAGAAGGGCTGGCAGAAACAATCAGGATGGAGTGGCCTTGAGTATGGCTCAATGGTATCCTAAACTTGCGGAGTATGATGTAGACGGCTGGCAGCTGGACCAGTACATAGCTCGTGAATTTCATGGAGTATGGGGTGATTTTGATGTAACCATACATATTGACAGGGACTACATTATTGGAGGGACAGGTTATTTACAAAATCCTCAGGAAGTGGGTCATGGTTATGAAGATCCTTCTAAAAAATTAAATCTTCCCAAGGGTAAAAAGCTCAGCTGGCACTTTGTAGCTCCCAGGGTTCATGATTTTACCTGGGCGGCTGACCCGGATTACATTCATGAAAAAGTTATGGGAGAGAATGAGGTGGAACTTCATTTTTTCTATAAAAATGACAAACCCGAAGTTGTGGAAAACTGGAAAAAACTTCCTGAAAAAACACAGAAGATCCTAAGTTATTTTAACAAACACATCGGAACATATCCATACAAACAATACTCCGTCATTCAAGGAGGAGATGGAGGTATGGAATATGCGATGTGCACCTTGATCGCAGGAGGAAAAAACTTTGGAAGCCTTGTTGGGACAACGGCTCATGAATTTGCACATAGCTGGTTTCAATTCTTACTGGCTACAAATGAATTAAAGTATTATTGGATGGATGAAGGATTTACTCAATATATTTCAGCCTCATGCATGAACGAGGTTATGGATCAGAAAAAAGAACTGCCTAATTCAAATTCATATAACGGTTACTTTTATCTGGTAAAAAGCGGTAAACAGGAACCCTTAACCACTCTTGCCGATCACTTTGATTCCAATTTTGTGTATAGTATTTCGGCCTATAGTAAAGGAAGTGTTTTTCTTTCTCAATTGGGTTATATCATTGGAAAGGACAATTTGGACAAGACACTTCTCAGGTATTATGAGGACTATAAATTCACGCACCCTACTCCAACCGATTTTAAACGAACTGCTGAAAAAGTTTCTGGCATTCAGCTGGAATGGTATATGAATTACTGGATCAATTCAACAAAGGTGATCGATTATGAAGTTGATGGGGTTGACGGGAACAGCATTACCTTAAAAAGAACCGGTTCTATGCCCATGCCACTGGACGTACATGTTGTATATGAAGATGGTACCACAGAGGATTTTAATATTCCTTTACGCAAGATGTATGGCCATAAACCTACCAAAGCTAAAGTTCTGGAAAGCTGGGCCTGGGTAAATGAAACGTATATATTTGAGACCGAAAAAAAGGCTGTAGAAGTAAAAATAGACCCAAAAAATCTTATGGCTGATGTGAACAGAGAGAACAATCAAGTAACTCCGACTAAATAA
- a CDS encoding aspartate kinase, with protein MEIFKFGGASVKDALGVKNFKRVLEKLEAKDVVIVISAMGKMTNAFEGLVRAYVDKDGHVEEHLTTIRNFHLDILDDLDFDQDDSIFESVEGIFSDLSNFLTKNNSTDYDYIYDQVVSKGEMLSTRICSAYLNRSGIRNNWLDVRKCIKTNSDFRRARVHWEATEKAIKTELKGKGITITQGFIGSDNYGRTTTLGREGSDYTAGIFAYCLEAATVSIFKDVPGVLNADPREFDETRLIEQISYKEAIEMAFYGASVIHPKTLQPLQRKSIPLRVRSFLDTDAKGTFVGSELDIVPKTSCYIVKKNQILISISDKEFHFVMENDISEIFRMLHELKLKVNLIQNSALSFSVCIEDNFNNFERLLQNLEPGYKVKYNKNLVLYTVRHFDEKAVDELEKGKELLLKQRSRETVQLIVKA; from the coding sequence ATGGAAATATTCAAATTTGGGGGAGCCTCAGTGAAGGACGCTCTTGGGGTTAAGAATTTTAAAAGGGTTCTTGAGAAACTTGAAGCAAAAGATGTTGTAATCGTCATTTCTGCCATGGGAAAAATGACCAATGCCTTTGAAGGCCTTGTAAGGGCTTATGTGGATAAAGACGGGCACGTGGAGGAGCACCTGACTACGATTCGGAATTTTCATCTGGACATTTTGGACGATCTTGATTTTGATCAGGACGATTCAATTTTTGAGTCTGTAGAGGGAATATTCTCAGATTTATCCAATTTTTTGACAAAGAATAATTCAACAGATTACGATTATATTTATGATCAGGTCGTAAGTAAAGGGGAGATGCTCTCCACTCGTATTTGCAGTGCATATTTGAACCGAAGTGGTATCAGGAACAACTGGCTTGACGTCAGAAAATGTATCAAGACCAACAGTGATTTCAGAAGGGCAAGAGTACATTGGGAGGCCACTGAAAAAGCGATAAAAACTGAATTAAAGGGCAAGGGTATTACCATTACACAGGGCTTTATTGGAAGCGATAATTATGGCAGGACAACTACCCTCGGAAGAGAGGGCTCTGATTACACTGCGGGAATTTTTGCCTATTGTTTAGAGGCAGCTACGGTTTCTATTTTTAAAGATGTTCCGGGTGTTCTGAATGCCGACCCAAGAGAATTTGATGAAACCAGATTGATCGAACAGATATCGTACAAGGAAGCCATCGAAATGGCTTTTTACGGAGCTTCCGTTATTCATCCCAAGACCCTGCAACCCTTGCAGAGAAAGTCAATTCCATTAAGGGTCAGGTCATTTCTGGATACGGATGCAAAGGGAACATTTGTGGGGAGTGAACTGGATATCGTTCCCAAAACTTCCTGTTATATTGTCAAGAAAAATCAAATATTGATATCAATTTCCGATAAAGAATTTCATTTTGTTATGGAAAATGATATTAGTGAGATTTTTAGAATGTTGCACGAATTGAAATTAAAAGTAAATTTAATACAGAATTCAGCCTTGAGTTTTTCTGTATGTATTGAGGATAATTTTAATAATTTTGAAAGGTTGCTTCAAAATTTAGAACCAGGCTATAAGGTAAAGTACAATAAGAACCTTGTTTTGTATACGGTCAGGCATTTTGATGAAAAGGCGGTGGATGAACTCGAAAAAGGGAAAGAGCTTTTATTAAAACAGCGCAGCAGGGAAACCGTCCAGTTAATAGTTAAAGCATAA
- the fbp gene encoding class 1 fructose-bisphosphatase produces MHKTKTLGEYIIDNQNDFQYSSGELSRLLSSIKLASKVVNHEVNKAGLVDILGAAGDTNIQGEDQQKLDVYANDVFMKTLINREIICGIASEEEDDFVIIEGKNRSHDNKYVVLIDPLDGSSNIDVNVSVGTIFSIYRRVTPIGTPVTKDDFLQPGNLQVAAGYVVYGTSTMLVYTTGCGVNGFTLNPAMGTYYLSHPNMKFPEDGSIYSINEGYYVHFPQGVKDYLKYCQEEKGNRPYSARYIGSLVSDYHRNMIKGGIYMYPTSSKSPQGKLRLLYECNPIAFLAEQAGGKATDGYKRILEIKPTELHQRVPIFVGSKKMVDKVEEFMAKYPENGNY; encoded by the coding sequence ATGCATAAGACAAAAACCCTCGGAGAGTATATCATTGATAATCAGAATGATTTTCAATATTCATCGGGTGAACTTTCAAGATTGCTTAGCTCTATAAAACTTGCGAGTAAGGTAGTGAACCATGAAGTGAATAAAGCGGGCCTTGTAGACATACTCGGAGCCGCAGGTGACACCAATATTCAGGGAGAAGATCAGCAAAAACTGGATGTATATGCCAACGATGTCTTTATGAAAACGCTGATCAATCGTGAAATTATTTGTGGTATTGCCAGTGAAGAAGAGGATGATTTTGTAATCATAGAAGGCAAAAACAGATCACACGACAATAAATATGTTGTACTTATTGACCCTTTGGACGGATCTTCTAATATTGATGTCAATGTCTCGGTGGGGACGATCTTTTCCATCTACAGGAGAGTCACACCAATAGGGACTCCAGTAACCAAAGATGATTTTCTTCAGCCCGGAAATCTGCAGGTTGCTGCCGGATATGTTGTTTACGGGACCTCTACCATGCTTGTTTATACAACAGGTTGTGGTGTCAATGGTTTTACCTTGAACCCTGCCATGGGAACCTATTATCTGTCACATCCCAATATGAAATTCCCGGAAGATGGAAGTATCTATTCTATTAACGAAGGTTACTATGTCCATTTCCCTCAAGGCGTAAAGGATTATCTAAAATACTGTCAGGAGGAAAAAGGAAACCGACCCTATTCAGCAAGATACATTGGATCCCTGGTCTCAGACTACCATCGGAATATGATCAAAGGAGGTATCTACATGTACCCCACGAGTTCCAAGTCCCCCCAGGGTAAATTGCGCTTGCTCTATGAATGTAACCCTATTGCTTTTCTTGCGGAACAGGCAGGAGGAAAGGCAACAGATGGCTACAAAAGAATCCTGGAAATTAAACCTACTGAGCTGCATCAGCGCGTTCCAATCTTTGTGGGAAGTAAAAAAATGGTTGATAAGGTGGAAGAGTTTATGGCAAAATATCCAGAGAACGGCAACTATTAA
- a CDS encoding glycosyltransferase, protein MKRSLNIIVPIFNEEDNISRLGEELTAFLEISLAETTVLLVNDGSTDHSQTKIQEICDKDDRFSYLSFEENRGLSAALKAGFDHSTTDLIGYIDSDLQTAPEDFNLLLAEIDHYDLVTGLRSDRKDSFVKNLSSAIANGIRRSFTHDGMDDTGCPLKIIKTDYAKRIPMFKGLHRFLPAMILLQDGKIKQVPVRHFPRIAGEAKYHLWNRLFGPLADCFAYLWMKRKYINYKIAESSAEIKR, encoded by the coding sequence ATGAAAAGATCACTTAACATCATTGTTCCAATATTCAACGAAGAAGATAATATATCCAGGCTAGGAGAGGAACTCACAGCTTTCCTTGAAATTTCTCTGGCAGAGACGACAGTACTTCTTGTCAATGACGGCTCTACAGATCATAGTCAAACCAAAATCCAAGAAATTTGCGACAAAGATGATCGATTTTCCTATCTGAGTTTTGAGGAGAACAGAGGCTTAAGTGCTGCATTAAAGGCAGGGTTTGACCACTCCACCACGGACCTTATCGGATATATTGATTCAGATCTTCAAACAGCTCCGGAAGATTTTAATTTGTTGCTTGCGGAAATCGATCATTACGACTTGGTAACCGGGCTACGATCAGACAGGAAAGATTCTTTTGTTAAAAATTTGTCGTCTGCCATTGCCAATGGAATAAGAAGGTCATTTACGCACGACGGAATGGATGATACCGGATGTCCGTTAAAGATCATAAAAACGGACTACGCCAAAAGAATTCCTATGTTCAAGGGTTTACACCGATTTTTACCTGCGATGATCTTACTTCAGGATGGTAAAATAAAACAGGTACCTGTAAGGCATTTTCCGCGTATCGCAGGTGAAGCCAAGTATCACTTATGGAACCGTTTATTTGGTCCTTTGGCCGATTGCTTTGCCTATCTTTGGATGAAACGAAAATATATCAATTATAAAATAGCAGAATCCTCTGCTGAGATAAAGCGATAA